The sequence below is a genomic window from Lentimicrobium saccharophilum.
AACTGATTGAGGATAACACGATCACCTATAACCTGAAGTTTGCTGAAAGAACAGCCCTGTTGAATCTGTTTGCGCAGCGCGGCAGTTGCGACGATGTGCTGATTGTGAAGAACGGCCTGATTACCGACAGCATTTACGCCAATGTGGCGCTGCTGAAAAACGGGCAATGGTTCACCCCCCTGGCGCCGCTGCTCCCCGGTACCTGCCGTGCCCGGCTGATTGACGAAAATATGCTGATCCCTGTTCCGATCAGGGTGGACAACCTGTACCATTACGAATCCATACTGCTGATCAATGCATTGCGGGGGTTCAGGCCCCGGAGGGCTTTTCCGGTGAGCGGGGTGAGGTTCTGAGGATTCAAAGATTCAAAGATTCAAGGATTCAAAGATTCAAAGACTTAAAGATTCAAAGATTCAGAAGTAAGAAGTAAGAAGTAGGAAGTAGAAAGTAGGAAGAAAGCTTGTTAGGTCAGGCTCAAATCGGATTGGAAGCACTTGACTCGTAAAAAAACTCAATTTCTTTTTCTTTGTAATCCCAGTGCTGTTAGGCAGTGGGAAAAATTTTCAGCTTTCGCAAAAGCGACCTTCTAAAGTTGACCTTCCAAAACCTATTTTCAAAGAATTGGATGAAATGCTATGAAATGAAACAATGGTCAAGTTTAGGCAGTCGTGTTGCGAAAGCGAGGCCCCGCGGCCTGAGCGGATAAAAAGTTGAGAGTTTGCTTTTTGGGCTGACATCACTAAACATTGATTGGAACATCAGCAAAAAGAAGACCTAACAAGTTATAAGAAAACTTGTTAGGTCAGGTCGTTGATTGTTTTGGTCAGGCCCTGCGGGGAAGTCAGGAATTGCGGGGACGCAGAATAATCGTTGCGTCATTGCAGCTTGACCCGCTGTGGCGGGGACTTTGCGCGGAGTAGGTTATGCAGGATTTATTCTGTTGAGGCCCGTGGCACGTCCCGCCTCTTGGCGGGAAAGACGCGCACTAACAAAAAAAGAAGACCTAACAAGTTAGTAGAAAACTTGTTAGGTCGGTTCGTTGATTGTTGTGGTTAGGCCCTTTGGGGAAGTCAGGAATTGCGGGTACGCAAAATAATCATTGCGTCTATGCGACTTTGCGCGAAGTAGGTTATGCAGGTTTTATTCTGTTGAGGCCCGTGGCACGTCCCGCCTCTTGGCGGGAAAGACGCGCACTAACAAAAAAAGAAGACCTAACAAGTTAGTAGAAAACTTGTTAGGTCGGTTCGTTGATTGTTGTTGTCAGGCCCTGTGGGGAAGTCAGGAATTACGGGGACGGTAATTCAAATCCGAAATCCGCAATCCGCTCCCGATATCCATCGGGACCGCAATCCTTTGCCCGAAGCGCTTACTTTCCCTCAAACCTGCTACTCATCCAGCTTGTGACGGGCATCCCAGGCCTTCTTGGCGCCGTAAGCGGCAAACAATCCCAGCATCAGCGTGACGGCCGAGCCTATGGGCGCGCCGCCGCCGGCAGGCTGGTTGGTGGTTTGCCCGTGACCTCCCGAAGGGGGAGGAGGTGGCGGTCCCTGTGCAAAAACGGAAGTGCTGAACCCGGCGAAGAGCGCGAGCATCAGCGTTACGGACAATATTTTAACTGTTTTTTTCATGCTATATCTTTTTCTTTTTTTTGCTTCACAAAAACCGGCGGGACGGCCTGCGCCGCCCGCACGGCAAAATTATAAAATAACCTTTGCGCTTACAACCCGCGATCCCGCCACGGCGGTAACCACGTACACGCCCTTAGGCAGTTTCGCTGCATTCAGCATAGCCAGCCCGTTGCCATTGACCCGCTCAGCCATTACCACGCGGCCGGTAAGGTCGGTGATGGTGACGCTGGCCTTTGCATCCGGCCCGTTGAGGTAAACCACCCCGCCGTATGCGTAGATATTTACCGGAGCAGTGGT
It includes:
- a CDS encoding aminotransferase class IV, giving the protein MSLLFETISIRDGRPENLRWHQQRVDASVKAASGRVPSFLLTEEIKVPPSAASGQYRCRVDYDTEIREITFRPYVFNAISSLKLIEDNTITYNLKFAERTALLNLFAQRGSCDDVLIVKNGLITDSIYANVALLKNGQWFTPLAPLLPGTCRARLIDENMLIPVPIRVDNLYHYESILLINALRGFRPRRAFPVSGVRF